A single region of the Alkalispirochaeta americana genome encodes:
- a CDS encoding response regulator transcription factor, whose translation MRILVVEDDAKIAQYLRKGLGEAGYRVDHLESAEHALGAASLNEYDVLVVDLMLPGKDGLWLIGELRGRGVTTPILILSARQTVDDRVAGIRAGGDDYLTKPFSFSELHVRVEALIRRSRMAGASSGGQATTLSQGDITMDLLSRDVSRQGQPLDLQPREFSLLELFLRHPGQVLTKTMILEHVWSYDFDPQTNVVDVLVSRLRAKVDRDFDPKVIHTVRGVGYSCRPASAGGGRS comes from the coding sequence GTGCGAATATTGGTAGTGGAAGATGATGCAAAAATTGCCCAGTATCTCCGCAAGGGGTTGGGCGAGGCAGGGTACCGGGTAGATCACCTGGAGTCGGCAGAACACGCCCTGGGGGCGGCCAGTCTCAACGAGTACGATGTCCTGGTGGTGGATTTGATGCTTCCCGGCAAGGACGGGCTCTGGCTGATCGGCGAGCTCCGGGGGCGAGGTGTGACCACGCCGATCCTCATTCTGAGCGCCCGCCAGACCGTGGATGACAGGGTGGCAGGGATTCGGGCCGGTGGGGACGATTATCTTACCAAGCCCTTCTCGTTCAGCGAGCTCCATGTGCGGGTGGAGGCTCTGATCAGGAGGTCGCGCATGGCAGGAGCGTCCAGCGGCGGTCAGGCAACCACCCTGAGTCAGGGCGACATCACCATGGACCTTCTTTCCCGGGATGTCTCCCGTCAGGGCCAGCCTCTGGATCTCCAGCCTCGGGAGTTCTCCCTCCTGGAGCTGTTTCTTCGTCATCCCGGTCAGGTTCTCACCAAGACCATGATCCTGGAGCACGTCTGGAGCTACGATTTTGATCCCCAGACCAACGTGGTGGATGTGCTGGTTTCCCGGCTCCGGGCCAAAGTTGACAGGGATTTTGATCCCAAGGTGATTCATACCGTGCGGGGCGTGGGCTACTCCTGCCGGCCCGCATCCGCAGGAGGAGGTCGCTCATGA
- a CDS encoding gamma carbonic anhydrase family protein: MSPHTGTTIRPYRDKHPHIDRSAIVLDGVRIIGDVTLGPGVSLWYNTVVRGDVHWVRIGSDTNIQDGSILHVTREDHPLSIGCRVTVGHGVCLHGCTIHDEALIGMGSTVLDGAVVESRSMVAAGALVPPGMVVQEGTLVGGVPARVLRTLRDEELLDLPESARRYCGYARDHAAVMPW, encoded by the coding sequence GTGAGCCCCCATACCGGAACAACCATCCGACCCTACCGGGATAAACATCCCCACATCGACCGGAGCGCTATCGTTCTGGACGGGGTGCGCATCATCGGCGATGTCACTCTTGGTCCGGGGGTTTCCCTCTGGTATAACACGGTTGTGCGGGGCGACGTTCACTGGGTGCGAATCGGCAGCGATACCAACATTCAGGACGGATCCATTCTTCACGTGACCCGCGAAGACCATCCCCTCTCCATAGGATGCCGGGTTACCGTGGGCCACGGCGTCTGCCTTCACGGGTGCACCATCCACGATGAGGCCTTGATCGGCATGGGCTCCACCGTCCTGGACGGGGCGGTCGTTGAGTCCCGGTCGATGGTGGCGGCCGGTGCACTGGTTCCTCCCGGCATGGTGGTGCAGGAGGGCACCCTCGTGGGAGGCGTCCCGGCCAGGGTTCTCCGCACCCTGCGGGATGAGGAGCTCCTGGATCTGCCCGAGAGCGCCCGCCGCTACTGCGGCTACGCCCGGGACCACGCAGCGGTTATGCCCTGGTAG
- a CDS encoding NAD(P)-dependent malic enzyme has protein sequence MAHTKNPGEDRKDREDREAQANRWDQLAVPWHRHYLGKMETVPRCVVRGMDDFSVWYSPGVAEACQAIAREPGLVDELTSRGNTVAVVSDGSRVLGLGDIGPKAGFPVMEGKALLYKYLGGVDSVPIMLNDPDPDSIIKTVLNLQSSFGGINLEDIAQPKCFRILDTLRKEAEIPVWHDDQQGTATVTLAGLLNALDLVGKKIEDVRIAFIGAGAANVACARLIFGRGADPGRCTMNDRHGILTPDRSDLKENRLEYPEKWELAEMTNRERRTGGTPQAMEGADVVIALSQPGPGVILPEWVRTMADKPIVFPEANPVPEIWPWEAQEAGAAVVATGRSDFPNQVNNSLCFPGIFRGALDVRASTISDGMCFAAAEAIARRARDHRDYGPQRIMPTMEEWDLFGDIAASVGITAQKEGLARLTRSEDELREMALTRITRSRRITEVMMEQGLIPPPPEPAT, from the coding sequence ATGGCTCACACTAAAAATCCCGGCGAAGACCGGAAAGACCGGGAAGACCGGGAAGCCCAGGCAAACCGCTGGGACCAGCTCGCTGTACCCTGGCACCGCCACTACCTTGGAAAGATGGAAACCGTTCCTCGCTGCGTGGTGCGCGGTATGGATGATTTCTCGGTCTGGTATTCACCAGGCGTGGCTGAGGCCTGCCAGGCGATCGCCCGGGAACCAGGCCTGGTGGATGAACTCACCAGCCGGGGAAACACCGTGGCAGTTGTATCCGATGGCTCCCGGGTTCTGGGCCTCGGAGATATCGGCCCCAAGGCAGGATTCCCCGTGATGGAGGGCAAAGCCCTGCTCTACAAATATCTGGGAGGCGTGGATAGTGTCCCCATCATGCTGAATGACCCCGATCCGGACAGCATTATCAAGACGGTTCTGAATCTGCAATCCAGCTTTGGTGGCATCAACCTGGAGGATATCGCCCAGCCCAAGTGTTTCCGCATCCTCGACACCCTGCGGAAAGAAGCGGAGATTCCCGTCTGGCACGACGACCAGCAGGGAACAGCTACGGTTACCCTGGCAGGCCTGCTCAACGCCCTGGACCTGGTGGGAAAGAAGATCGAAGACGTGCGAATCGCCTTCATCGGTGCGGGGGCAGCCAACGTAGCCTGCGCCCGCCTTATCTTCGGACGGGGCGCAGACCCCGGTCGCTGCACCATGAACGACCGCCACGGCATTCTCACCCCGGACCGGAGCGATCTCAAGGAGAATCGCCTGGAGTATCCCGAGAAGTGGGAACTCGCCGAGATGACCAACCGCGAGAGACGCACTGGCGGAACTCCCCAGGCCATGGAAGGGGCCGATGTGGTGATCGCCCTCTCCCAGCCGGGACCGGGGGTAATTCTTCCCGAATGGGTGCGCACCATGGCCGACAAGCCCATCGTCTTTCCCGAGGCAAACCCCGTTCCGGAGATTTGGCCCTGGGAAGCCCAGGAAGCAGGCGCAGCCGTGGTTGCCACGGGCCGCAGCGACTTTCCCAACCAGGTGAACAACTCGCTCTGCTTCCCCGGAATCTTCCGGGGCGCCCTGGACGTACGGGCCTCCACGATCAGCGACGGCATGTGCTTCGCCGCCGCCGAAGCCATAGCCCGACGCGCGCGAGACCACCGGGACTATGGCCCCCAGCGGATCATGCCCACCATGGAGGAGTGGGATCTCTTTGGTGATATCGCTGCCTCCGTGGGGATCACGGCGCAAAAAGAGGGGCTGGCCCGACTGACACGATCGGAGGATGAGCTCCGGGAGATGGCCCTGACCCGGATTACCCGAAGCCGGCGCATCACGGAGGTGATGATGGAACAGGGCCTTATTCCTCCGCCGCCGGAACCAGCTACCTGA
- a CDS encoding competence/damage-inducible protein A, with product MVSIVLIGDEILSAEVQERNLYPLLSGFGRIGYEVREVRIVPDTIAAIAGAVRDLWARSEYLITAGGVGPTHDDITLEALAVAFSVPLEEDPVMTAFLKERYQDRFSPTVAKMALLPQGSEVLGCDQGWWPLIRRGNLFVLPGLPRALEDKIERLLALLPPRDRLWTAEIFLRADESLFARWLAARQSHCPAVTIGSYPVAENQDYRVRLVLRGLLRDDVLKEAREIACWMQQQGWLVRTGGSVGEIMVDGLADGI from the coding sequence ATGGTATCTATTGTTCTTATCGGCGATGAAATCCTCTCGGCCGAAGTACAGGAACGCAACCTGTACCCTCTTCTATCCGGGTTTGGCAGGATCGGCTACGAGGTCCGGGAAGTACGCATTGTTCCTGACACGATCGCCGCGATCGCCGGGGCCGTGCGCGATCTCTGGGCCCGTTCGGAGTACCTGATAACGGCAGGAGGTGTGGGGCCCACCCACGATGACATAACACTGGAGGCCCTTGCCGTTGCGTTCTCGGTTCCTCTGGAGGAGGACCCTGTGATGACGGCCTTTCTGAAAGAGCGCTATCAGGATCGCTTTTCTCCCACCGTGGCAAAAATGGCCCTGCTTCCCCAGGGATCGGAAGTGCTCGGCTGCGATCAAGGGTGGTGGCCGCTTATCCGGCGGGGCAATCTCTTTGTTCTTCCCGGTCTGCCCCGGGCTCTGGAGGACAAGATCGAGCGTCTGCTGGCGCTTCTGCCACCTCGAGACCGGCTGTGGACGGCAGAGATCTTTCTCCGGGCCGACGAGAGCCTCTTTGCCCGGTGGCTTGCGGCCCGACAGAGTCACTGCCCGGCTGTTACCATAGGGAGCTATCCCGTGGCAGAGAATCAGGATTATCGGGTTCGGCTGGTCCTCCGGGGACTCCTCCGGGATGATGTTCTCAAGGAAGCCCGGGAGATCGCCTGCTGGATGCAACAGCAGGGATGGCTTGTCCGAACGGGGGGGAGTGTCGGAGAGATCATGGTTGACGGTTTAGCTGACGGTATATAG
- a CDS encoding tetratricopeptide repeat protein, with translation MDLKNLIEESESLIRSGEYGEAIETLTEVLAEEPDSLPALLALGIAYTESGANEKALRTLQFYLTRDQESDLAWEALGCTFLRLNRNRDAEEALLRARELNPQNATVLRNLSVLMSKTNRGHEAYRLLKQAYEIDNEDYLTMYAMACAYRQLGRFDKAVALFETLRAIPSLPGELREDSALQHLELSLGWG, from the coding sequence ATGGATCTGAAGAATCTGATCGAAGAATCGGAATCGCTCATTCGGTCGGGGGAGTACGGGGAAGCCATAGAGACCCTCACCGAGGTGCTGGCCGAAGAGCCCGACAGCCTGCCGGCGCTCCTTGCCCTGGGCATTGCCTATACCGAGAGCGGAGCCAACGAGAAAGCTCTCAGGACGCTCCAGTTCTACCTGACCCGCGATCAGGAAAGCGATCTTGCCTGGGAGGCCCTGGGATGCACCTTTCTCAGACTGAACCGGAACCGCGATGCCGAAGAGGCTCTTCTGAGGGCGCGGGAGCTGAACCCCCAGAACGCCACGGTCCTGCGTAACCTGAGCGTTCTCATGAGCAAGACCAACCGGGGTCATGAGGCCTACCGACTTTTGAAGCAAGCCTACGAGATCGATAACGAGGACTATCTCACCATGTACGCCATGGCCTGCGCTTACCGTCAGCTGGGCCGCTTTGACAAGGCCGTGGCTCTTTTTGAAACCCTCCGGGCGATTCCCTCTCTTCCGGGGGAGCTCCGGGAGGATTCCGCCCTGCAGCACCTTGAGCTCTCCCTGGGCTGGGGATAG
- a CDS encoding HAMP domain-containing sensor histidine kinase: MRHLSARVRVTLLYTLVTVVGVAGIFGFTFFTLYRTLQQDDLRDMQNRMLGYWAQFQTGGFEALEEDINRETFLVGERLAVVRVADRLNNTLLFSWPDTWGGFEVGRLEVLPLDARTIYTLQSPNHNYELDVAGIWLSDDYHLQLGVSTRNRVRLLRVFERSFLGIAIAVAGLGFLVGLFIADRTLRPIDRVTAVARQIVETGKLEGRVEERARGRELEDLVGVINAMLTRIARLVDGLRNTVDTVAHDLRTPLTRLRARAELALREGGSDQAEQALVETVEQSDEILRLVNTLLDITEAESGVMPLKKEALSLRSLIDDVVDLYELAAEEREVSLVADCPEDLIVSGDPVRLRQVVANLVDNAVKYCRRQGEVRITGTADPASLVVRLCVADTGIGLAKEELERVWDRMYRGPVQPEQTGLGLGLSLVRAVVTAHGGRVRAESDRGRGTTFTVELPTPERRR; this comes from the coding sequence ATGAGACATCTTTCGGCCCGGGTTCGGGTAACGCTCTTGTATACCCTGGTAACGGTGGTGGGCGTGGCGGGAATCTTCGGGTTCACCTTTTTTACGCTCTATCGGACACTCCAGCAAGACGATTTGCGGGATATGCAGAATCGCATGCTGGGCTATTGGGCCCAGTTTCAGACGGGGGGATTCGAGGCTCTGGAGGAGGATATTAACCGCGAAACCTTTCTGGTGGGAGAACGCCTGGCAGTGGTCCGGGTGGCGGACCGGTTAAATAATACCCTTCTTTTTTCCTGGCCCGATACCTGGGGTGGTTTTGAGGTAGGGCGTCTGGAGGTTCTGCCCCTGGATGCCCGGACGATCTACACCCTCCAGTCACCGAACCACAACTACGAGCTTGACGTGGCGGGCATCTGGCTTTCCGATGACTATCACTTGCAGCTGGGGGTCTCCACGCGCAACCGGGTTCGGCTTCTGCGGGTTTTCGAGCGCAGTTTTCTGGGAATTGCCATCGCCGTGGCGGGTTTGGGGTTCCTGGTGGGGCTTTTTATCGCCGATCGAACGCTTCGTCCCATTGACCGGGTTACGGCCGTGGCGCGGCAGATTGTGGAGACCGGGAAGCTTGAAGGCCGGGTGGAGGAACGCGCCCGGGGGCGGGAGCTGGAGGATCTGGTGGGGGTGATCAACGCCATGCTCACCCGAATTGCACGGCTCGTTGATGGCCTTCGCAATACCGTTGACACCGTGGCCCACGATCTGAGGACGCCCCTGACGAGGCTCCGGGCCCGGGCGGAGCTGGCGTTGCGTGAAGGAGGCTCCGATCAGGCCGAGCAGGCTCTGGTGGAAACGGTGGAGCAGAGTGACGAGATTCTTCGTTTGGTGAATACCCTTCTGGATATAACCGAGGCTGAAAGCGGGGTGATGCCGCTGAAAAAGGAAGCTCTCTCGCTTCGGTCCCTGATCGACGATGTGGTTGATCTCTATGAACTGGCTGCCGAGGAGAGAGAGGTTTCTCTGGTGGCTGATTGTCCCGAAGATCTGATTGTTTCAGGTGATCCTGTGCGGTTGCGGCAGGTAGTGGCAAACCTGGTGGATAACGCTGTCAAGTATTGTCGCCGTCAGGGCGAGGTTCGAATCACCGGAACGGCGGATCCGGCGTCTCTGGTGGTGCGGTTGTGTGTGGCCGACACAGGGATTGGCCTGGCCAAAGAGGAGCTCGAGCGGGTCTGGGACCGGATGTACCGAGGCCCCGTCCAGCCCGAACAGACCGGTCTGGGGCTGGGCCTCAGCCTGGTCCGGGCTGTGGTAACTGCCCACGGGGGTCGGGTTCGGGCGGAATCGGACCGGGGCCGGGGGACCACCTTCACGGTGGAGCTCCCGACCCCGGAGCGCAGGAGATAG
- a CDS encoding cyclic nucleotide-binding domain-containing protein — translation MKKTRVSSGVFWIEIPEHDLRILCGCPADTVKHLMQRGFINTLEEGGISYESGPNAILLSDVSVQNGEFANLSEFPVLQMLYRQGMIIQGHPNNTGQKPLILGTAEQVAAQREYIYRGNYGLVSEDEMIAAGLDANTAAEYMRIKKLFAFGTIKSPEELIDFRVIRNEPTTIVEGVEIERVNTNSYRVSCNGESLEVSLNLGRSDQYTPPYLLSPHKIKPAYFSVVHTGEGDGWDPSRPCMASIITFQRQIYLIDAGPGVLHSLNALGISVNEIAGIFHTHAHDDHFAGLTSLVRADHRLRYYATPLVRASVTKKLAALMSFPEEQFGDYFEPCDLREGEWNSIGGLEVRPVFSPHPVETTVMFFRALWEEGYRSYAHFADICSMKRLEAFLEGASPEGTTLAERVKREYFTPVNVKKLDIGGGLIHGEAEDFRNDLSERLVLAHKTGPLTDREKEIGTDTSFGMQDILIPASENADERRIRKHLRHNFPGACEHDLAMLANCPARTLSIGSVLYRKENHPEQVYLLLDGLVEILGPEDQPNNILTPGSMIGEIHCLTNTCLEQTYRAASFIYVLEIRPAMYLHVIEQNNLRHSIRDYLERKQFLMRTDLLGDRISGVTLNEIARTMKEVHLSRGEAASLDQAMLLVAAGELEVRCGDRIIDRVTPGGPAVSFASPLTDEHSLEYVAASDVVAYRIPRDIIDGIPIARWKLLERFNRLCRNCCTFSQEDSP, via the coding sequence TTGAAAAAAACACGCGTTTCCAGCGGTGTCTTCTGGATAGAGATACCCGAGCATGATCTTCGCATCCTCTGCGGATGCCCTGCTGATACTGTGAAGCACCTGATGCAACGCGGCTTCATCAACACCCTGGAAGAAGGCGGAATTTCCTATGAATCAGGCCCAAACGCGATTCTTCTCTCCGATGTGAGCGTACAAAACGGGGAGTTTGCCAACCTTTCGGAGTTCCCCGTATTGCAGATGCTCTACCGCCAGGGAATGATCATCCAGGGGCACCCCAATAACACGGGGCAAAAACCGCTGATCCTGGGCACGGCCGAGCAGGTCGCGGCCCAGCGAGAGTATATCTACCGGGGAAATTACGGTCTTGTATCGGAAGACGAGATGATCGCTGCAGGGCTTGATGCCAACACCGCCGCCGAGTATATGCGTATCAAGAAGCTCTTCGCCTTCGGGACGATCAAAAGCCCCGAGGAACTGATCGACTTTCGCGTCATCCGAAACGAGCCCACAACGATCGTGGAGGGGGTGGAAATAGAGCGGGTGAACACGAATTCCTACCGGGTCTCCTGCAACGGAGAATCTCTGGAGGTTTCACTAAACCTGGGGCGGTCGGATCAGTACACACCACCCTACCTTCTTAGCCCCCACAAGATAAAGCCGGCTTATTTTTCTGTGGTCCATACCGGTGAGGGCGACGGATGGGATCCCAGCCGCCCCTGCATGGCCAGCATCATCACCTTCCAAAGGCAAATCTACCTGATTGATGCCGGCCCCGGGGTGTTGCACTCCCTGAACGCCCTGGGAATCAGCGTGAACGAGATTGCCGGTATATTTCATACTCACGCCCATGACGATCATTTTGCAGGGCTCACCTCGCTTGTCCGGGCGGATCACCGGTTGCGTTACTATGCAACGCCTCTGGTCCGTGCCTCGGTCACAAAAAAGCTGGCCGCCCTGATGTCCTTCCCGGAGGAGCAGTTCGGCGATTACTTCGAACCCTGCGACCTTCGGGAGGGCGAATGGAACTCTATCGGGGGCCTTGAGGTCCGGCCGGTCTTCTCGCCCCACCCCGTGGAAACCACGGTCATGTTCTTTCGAGCCCTCTGGGAAGAGGGTTACCGCAGCTACGCCCATTTTGCCGATATCTGCTCCATGAAACGGCTGGAGGCGTTCCTGGAAGGAGCATCACCCGAAGGAACCACCCTGGCCGAGCGTGTAAAGAGGGAATACTTCACCCCGGTGAACGTGAAAAAACTGGATATTGGGGGCGGGCTCATCCATGGCGAGGCCGAAGACTTTCGGAATGACCTCTCGGAACGGCTCGTCCTGGCCCACAAAACGGGGCCCCTGACGGATCGGGAAAAAGAGATCGGCACCGATACATCCTTCGGGATGCAGGACATCCTGATTCCGGCCTCGGAGAACGCCGACGAACGGCGCATCAGAAAACACTTGCGCCATAATTTCCCCGGTGCCTGCGAACACGATCTGGCAATGCTTGCCAATTGCCCCGCCCGAACCTTGAGTATCGGATCCGTTCTCTACCGCAAGGAAAACCATCCCGAACAGGTCTATCTTCTGCTGGATGGGCTGGTCGAGATTCTTGGACCCGAGGACCAACCCAACAATATTCTTACCCCGGGGTCCATGATCGGCGAGATCCACTGCCTCACCAACACCTGCCTGGAACAGACCTATCGCGCGGCCAGTTTCATCTACGTCCTGGAAATTCGTCCTGCCATGTACCTCCATGTGATCGAACAGAACAACCTCCGCCATTCCATACGGGATTATCTGGAACGAAAACAATTTCTCATGCGGACCGATCTTCTGGGGGACCGCATATCGGGAGTCACATTGAATGAAATAGCCCGAACCATGAAAGAGGTCCATCTGTCGCGCGGCGAGGCAGCGAGCCTGGACCAGGCGATGCTTTTGGTGGCTGCGGGAGAACTCGAGGTTCGTTGCGGAGACCGTATCATCGACCGGGTCACGCCGGGTGGTCCGGCGGTCTCCTTTGCTTCTCCCTTGACCGATGAACATTCTCTGGAGTACGTTGCCGCCAGCGATGTGGTGGCCTACCGGATTCCCCGGGACATCATAGACGGCATCCCCATTGCGCGCTGGAAGCTGCTGGAGCGGTTCAACCGCCTGTGCAGGAACTGTTGCACCTTTTCTCAGGAGGATTCCCCGTGA
- a CDS encoding class I SAM-dependent methyltransferase: MLYNHPRIYDELYDNFTEDIPFYQALARESTGPVCELACGSGRVTVPLAAEGIPVTGIDLSPPMVDAARLRAARAGLGPENPSFCVGDMSDPLPGAFSLVIVPLHSLSHLTGTARVRRCLENIHRGLSPGGVLALAVHNPDMELLAREPEGLFPVTMAGEEVPIFESSRYDALAQVLSVRWWAEGEDTLEPFDFSLRMFFPEELVILLEGAGFQIRERFGWYDRSPLTGGSGTQIVVATRA, encoded by the coding sequence ATGTTATACAACCATCCCCGGATATACGATGAATTATACGACAATTTTACTGAGGATATTCCCTTCTACCAGGCTCTGGCCCGTGAGTCGACCGGTCCGGTCTGCGAGCTTGCCTGCGGGAGCGGCCGGGTCACGGTTCCCTTGGCGGCGGAGGGTATTCCTGTCACCGGGATCGATTTAAGCCCTCCCATGGTGGATGCTGCCCGTCTCCGTGCTGCCCGGGCCGGCCTCGGTCCGGAGAATCCCTCCTTTTGTGTGGGGGACATGAGCGATCCCCTGCCGGGGGCCTTCTCTCTGGTGATCGTTCCTTTGCATAGCCTCTCCCATCTCACGGGAACGGCCCGGGTTCGTCGGTGTCTGGAGAATATCCACCGAGGGCTCTCTCCGGGGGGGGTGCTGGCACTGGCAGTGCATAACCCTGATATGGAGCTTCTCGCCAGGGAACCCGAGGGGCTCTTCCCGGTGACCATGGCCGGTGAGGAGGTGCCGATCTTCGAGAGCAGCCGCTATGATGCGCTTGCGCAGGTTCTGTCGGTGCGATGGTGGGCCGAAGGAGAGGACACTCTGGAACCCTTCGATTTTTCCTTGCGGATGTTTTTCCCCGAGGAACTGGTGATTCTTCTGGAAGGAGCGGGGTTTCAGATACGGGAACGGTTTGGCTGGTACGACCGCAGCCCCCTCACTGGCGGGAGCGGGACCCAGATCGTAGTTGCTACCAGGGCATAA
- the zwf gene encoding glucose-6-phosphate dehydrogenase, which yields MNRPTTPTSIVIIGASGDLARKKLIPALFHLFCNGFLPERFRVVGFARTPLDDESFRQEVAETLTTRFQPEPGECALAVGHFLKRCHYHQGQYTRADDFRTLGRRIEGLAGPRSGLLLYMAIPPDVFLDTARSIRAAGLADEEERPWSRVVIEKPFGRDTASSSELTRALGKIFSENQTYRIDHYLGKEAIQNLLALRFGNRILEPLWNREHIESVEICFSEDIGTQGRAGYFDRFGIIRDVVQNHLLQALALVAMEQPIRLTPGEIAREKDRVLRATRPMNAASTLVGQYEGYRQEPGVPEDSITETFVRTTLHVDTPRWYGVPFEITAGKALAERKTEILVRFRDLPVAFFPGAATNTLRIRIQPDEEIELQLNNKVPGMNMTVTPVGLNMLYQQEFATALPEAYERLLLDVLRGDRSLFIQQEELAAAWEVVTPYLQERERLLKRPPEYPYGCQAPHIFLRSDETPYPGEEAPEATPPGTRPLRKERIRSFPTKESARTELQAELHCALVRKNPQVIMLAGGSTPLEIYTALAEASPRGELETTGFILSDDRHVPRNDERSNVGAIFPLISRWGPARPQLLHPDPNLPPEEAALTLSRHIADLARGSSSFELGILGIGSDGHTASLFDPALVPLLSPEEIGLGRIPLRFLEEETPLALAAGIRLGVERVSLTAPVLLAFRRLIFLVLGEEKRDIITRIVQAPRETPAGRVLMQHPQAQIWTDITLTDGGSHGSH from the coding sequence GTGAATAGACCAACCACACCTACGAGCATCGTAATCATAGGCGCCTCGGGAGACCTGGCGCGCAAGAAGTTGATCCCGGCGCTTTTCCACCTGTTCTGTAACGGCTTTCTGCCGGAACGGTTCCGGGTGGTGGGTTTTGCCAGAACCCCTCTGGATGATGAAAGCTTCCGCCAGGAGGTAGCCGAGACCCTTACCACCCGCTTTCAGCCCGAACCGGGCGAATGCGCCCTCGCCGTGGGGCACTTTCTCAAGCGGTGCCACTATCACCAGGGCCAGTATACCAGGGCCGACGATTTTCGGACACTGGGCCGGCGAATAGAGGGACTCGCGGGCCCGCGCTCGGGCCTGCTCCTCTACATGGCAATTCCACCGGATGTGTTCCTTGATACGGCCCGCTCCATCCGGGCAGCCGGACTGGCCGACGAGGAAGAACGTCCCTGGTCCAGGGTGGTGATCGAGAAACCCTTCGGCCGTGACACCGCCAGCAGCAGTGAACTCACCCGGGCGCTGGGCAAGATATTCTCCGAAAACCAGACCTACCGAATCGACCATTACCTGGGAAAGGAGGCGATCCAGAATCTTCTGGCACTTCGCTTCGGCAACCGCATTCTGGAACCGCTCTGGAACCGGGAGCACATCGAATCGGTGGAGATCTGCTTTTCCGAAGATATCGGCACCCAGGGGCGAGCCGGGTATTTTGACCGCTTCGGCATCATTCGTGACGTGGTCCAGAATCATCTCCTCCAGGCCCTGGCCCTGGTGGCGATGGAGCAGCCCATTCGACTCACCCCCGGGGAGATAGCCCGGGAGAAGGACCGGGTTCTGCGAGCAACCCGGCCCATGAACGCTGCATCCACCCTGGTGGGGCAATATGAGGGGTATCGGCAGGAACCTGGCGTCCCGGAAGATTCCATCACTGAAACCTTCGTCCGGACAACCCTTCACGTAGACACGCCCCGCTGGTACGGCGTTCCCTTCGAGATCACCGCCGGAAAAGCTCTGGCAGAACGAAAAACCGAGATTCTTGTTCGCTTCCGTGATCTTCCCGTTGCTTTTTTTCCAGGAGCGGCGACAAACACCCTGCGGATCCGGATACAGCCCGATGAGGAAATTGAGCTCCAGCTGAACAACAAGGTTCCCGGGATGAACATGACCGTTACCCCCGTGGGACTGAATATGCTCTATCAGCAAGAGTTCGCAACGGCCCTCCCCGAAGCCTACGAGCGGTTGCTTCTGGACGTACTAAGGGGAGACCGATCGCTTTTTATTCAGCAAGAGGAACTGGCTGCCGCCTGGGAGGTGGTTACACCCTACCTTCAGGAGCGGGAACGGCTCCTGAAGCGCCCCCCCGAATACCCCTACGGGTGTCAGGCTCCCCATATCTTTCTCCGCTCCGACGAGACCCCCTATCCCGGAGAGGAGGCTCCCGAAGCGACGCCTCCCGGGACGCGACCTCTCCGAAAAGAGCGGATCCGCTCCTTTCCTACAAAGGAATCGGCCAGGACAGAGCTGCAGGCAGAACTCCACTGCGCCCTGGTTCGCAAAAATCCGCAGGTCATTATGCTGGCCGGGGGTTCCACACCCCTGGAAATCTACACGGCCCTGGCTGAGGCATCTCCCCGGGGAGAGCTGGAGACAACAGGCTTTATCCTCTCCGATGACCGCCACGTTCCCCGGAACGATGAGAGGTCCAACGTTGGGGCGATCTTCCCCCTGATCTCCCGGTGGGGCCCGGCGCGTCCTCAGCTCCTTCACCCTGATCCGAACCTCCCGCCGGAGGAGGCAGCCCTGACCTTGAGTCGCCACATTGCCGATCTGGCCCGGGGCAGCTCCTCTTTTGAGCTGGGGATACTGGGAATCGGCAGCGACGGTCATACGGCAAGTCTCTTCGACCCCGCCCTGGTCCCGTTGCTCTCTCCTGAAGAGATCGGCCTTGGGCGGATACCGCTTCGCTTTCTGGAGGAGGAAACCCCTCTGGCTCTGGCGGCAGGAATCCGCCTGGGGGTGGAGCGAGTCTCCCTGACGGCTCCAGTCCTCCTGGCCTTCCGCCGCCTTATCTTTCTTGTTCTGGGCGAAGAAAAACGGGATATCATTACCCGGATCGTCCAGGCACCCCGGGAGACCCCGGCGGGGCGGGTTTTAATGCAGCATCCCCAGGCCCAAATCTGGACAGATATAACTCTCACCGATGGAGGATCCCATGGCTCACACTAA